A section of the Archocentrus centrarchus isolate MPI-CPG fArcCen1 chromosome 20, fArcCen1, whole genome shotgun sequence genome encodes:
- the pfkpa gene encoding ATP-dependent 6-phosphofructokinase, platelet type isoform X3 produces the protein MAQPDSKKIFFENLSGAGKAIAVLTSGGDAQGMNGAVRAVVRMGLYVGAKVYFIHEGYQGMVDGGDNIKEATWESVSSMLQLGGTVIGSARCKEFRTHEGRLKAAHNLVQHGITNLCVIGGDGSLTGANLFKEEWSGLLNELVEQGLIEADAVQKYSALHIVGMVGSIDNDFCGTDMTIGTDSALHRIIEVVDAIMTTAQSHQRTFVLEVMGRHCGYLALVSGLACGADWVLIPEMPPEDGWEEKMCQKLSATRSRGTRLNIIIVAEGAIDRHGKPITSSIVKDLVVKCLGFDTRVTILGHVQRGGTPSAFDRILASRMGVEAVLALLETTANTPACVVSLCGNQSVRVPLMECVQMTQEVQKAMDQKRFEEAVKLRGRSFENNLRTYKLLAHRKPESELPTSNFNVAVLNVGAPAAGMNAAVRSAVRVGISEGHKMFAVSDGFEGFYKGQIKEVKWGDVGGWTGQGGSLLGTKRTLPAKHVDKIAEQMRKHSINALLIIGGFEAFESLLQLYEARATYEEFCIPMCMLPATISNNVPGTDLSIGADTAINAIVETCDRIKQSASGTKRRVFIIETMGGYCGYLATVGGLASGADAAYIYEEPFDIKDLQANVEHLTEKMKTSIQRGLVLRNENSNENYTTDFIYQLYSEEGKGVFDCRKNVLGHMQQGGAPSPFDRNFGTKISAKAMQWVSKKLVETFRQDEGRVFANTEDSCCLLGMRRRTLVFQPVVQLKDETDFVHRIPKEQWWLKLRPLMKILAKYKTSYDVSDSGQLEHVVHNRPKDSDASVAM, from the exons ATGGCGCAGCCAGACAGCAAGAAAATATTCTTTGAGAATCTGTCGGGAGCGGGGAAAGCCATTGCAGTACTGACGAGTGGAGGGGATGCTCAAG gGATGAATGGTGCCGTACGTGCTGTGGTTCGAATGGGGTTGTACGTGGGGGCAAAAGTTTATTTCATACATGAG GGATATCAGGGTATGGTGGATGGTGGGGATAACATAAAGGAAGCCACATGGGAAAGTGTCTCCAGCATGCTACAGTTG GGTGGGACTGTTATTGGCAGCGCTCGCTGCAAAGAGTTTCGCACTCATGAGGGGCGCCTGAAGGCTGCTCACAACCTGGTGCAGCATGGCATCACCAACCTGTGTGTGATCGGTGGAGATGGCAGCCTGACTGGAGCCAACCTCTTCAAGGAGGAATGGAGCGGGCTGCTGAATGAGTTGGTGGAGCAAG GTTTGATTGAAGCTGATGCCGTTCAGAAGTACTCAGCCCTTCACATCGTGGGGATGGTCGGCTCTATCGATAATGACTTCTGTGGAACAGACATGACGATCGGCACTGACTCGGCTTTGCACAGAATCATTGAGGTGGTGGATGCAATTATGACAACTGCACAGAG TCACCAGAGGACATTTGTATTGGAGGTCATGGGCAGACACTGTGG cTACCTGGCCTTGGTGAGCGGCCTGGCTTGCGGGGCAGACTGGGTGTTGATCCCTGAAATGCCTCCAGAGGACGGCTGGGAGGAGAAGATGTGTCAGAAACTATCGGCG ACCCGCTCCAGGGGCACAAGGCTGAACATAATCATAGTTGCAGAGGGAGCCATTGACAGGCATGGGAAACCTATAACCTCTAGTATTGTCAAGGAT CTGGTTGTCAAATGCTTGGGTTTCGACACACGAGTGACAATTTTGGGGCACGTGCAGAGAGGAGGAACCCCATCTGCCTTTGACCGCATCTTG GCCAGTCGTATGGGTGTGGAGGCGGTTCTCGCCCTTTTGGAGACCACAGCCAACACGCCGGCCTGTGTGGTTTCTCTGTGCGGGAACCAGTCGGTGCGCGTGCCTCTGATGGAGTGTGTGCAGATG actCAAGAGGTCCAGAAGGCTATGGACCAGAAACGCTTTGAGGAGGCTGTTAAGCTTCGGGGCAG gaGCTTTGAAAACAACCTGAGGACATACAAACTGCTGGCTCATCGTAAACCAGAGTCTGAACTGCCCACT AGCAACTTCAACGTGGCAGTGTTGAATGTTGGGGCCCCTGCAGCAGGCATGAATGCTGCTGTCCGTTCAGCTGTAAGGGTGGGGATCTCTGAGGGGCACAAGATGTTTGCTGTCAGTGATGGCTTTGAGGGATTCTACAAAGGACAG ATTAAGGAGGTGAAATGGGGTGATGTCGGAGGTTGGACGGGACAGGGTGGCTCTCTGCTGGGAACGAAAAG AACACTTCCTGCAAAGCATGTGGACAAAATTGCCGAGCAGATGCGAAAGCACAGTATAAACGCACTGCTGATTATTGGTGGATTTGAg GCGTTTGAGAGTCTGCTGCAGCTGTATGAGGCTCGCGCTACCTATGAGGAGTTTTGCATCCCGATGTGTATGCTGCCTGCCACCATAAGTAACAATGTACCCGGCACCGATCTAAGTATCGGGGCAGACACGGCCATCAATGCCATCGTGGAG ACATGTGACCGCATCAAGCAGTCAGCCAGTGGGACCAAGAGACGCGTGTTCATTATTGAGACTATGGGAGGCTACTGTGGCTACCTCGCCACTGTGGGGGGCCTGGCTTCAGGGGCTGATGCTGCTTACATCTATGAGGAACCATTTGACATCAAAGATCTGCAG GCCAACGTTGAACATCtgacagagaaaatgaagaCGAGCATTCAAAGAGGTCTGGTCCTTAG GAATGAGAACAGCAATGAGAATTACACAACAGACTTCATCTATCAGCTGTACTCTGAAGAAGGCAAGGGAGTGTTTGACTGCAGGAAGAATGTGCTGGGACACATGCAGCAG GGAGGAGCGCCGTCTCCATTCGACCGTAACTTTGGGACCAAGATCTCAGCCAAGGCGATGCAGTGGGTCTCCaaaaagctggtggagacattcAGACAAG ATGAAG gccGAGTGTTTGCTAACACTGAGGACTCCTGCTGTCTGCTGGGAATGCGCCGCAGGACTCTGGTCTTCCAGCCTGTTGTACAACTCAAGGATGAGACTGACTTTGT TCATAGGATCCCCAAGGAGCAGTGGTGGCTGAAGCTGCGTCCTTTGATGAAGATCTTGGCCAAGTACAAGACGAGCTACGATGTCTCCGACTCTGGTCAGCTGGAGCACGTCGTACACAATCGACCAAAAGATTCGGACGCCTCAGTAGCCATGTGA
- the pfkpa gene encoding ATP-dependent 6-phosphofructokinase, platelet type isoform X1 — translation MAQPDSKKIFFENLSGAGKAIAVLTSGGDAQGMNGAVRAVVRMGLYVGAKVYFIHEGYQGMVDGGDNIKEATWESVSSMLQLGGTVIGSARCKEFRTHEGRLKAAHNLVQHGITNLCVIGGDGSLTGANLFKEEWSGLLNELVEQGLIEADAVQKYSALHIVGMVGSIDNDFCGTDMTIGTDSALHRIIEVVDAIMTTAQSHQRTFVLEVMGRHCGYLALVSGLACGADWVLIPEMPPEDGWEEKMCQKLSATRSRGTRLNIIIVAEGAIDRHGKPITSSIVKDLVVKCLGFDTRVTILGHVQRGGTPSAFDRILASRMGVEAVLALLETTANTPACVVSLCGNQSVRVPLMECVQMTQEVQKAMDQKRFEEAVKLRGRSFENNLRTYKLLAHRKPESELPTSNFNVAVLNVGAPAAGMNAAVRSAVRVGISEGHKMFAVSDGFEGFYKGQIKEVKWGDVGGWTGQGGSLLGTKRTLPAKHVDKIAEQMRKHSINALLIIGGFEAFLSLLELLTARGKYDEFCVPMVMVPATVSNNVPGSDLSIGADTALNAITTTCDRIKQSASGTKRRVFIIETMGGYCGYLATVGGLASGADAAYIYEEPFDIKDLQANVEHLTEKMKTSIQRGLVLRNENSNENYTTDFIYQLYSEEGKGVFDCRKNVLGHMQQGGAPSPFDRNFGTKISAKAMQWVSKKLVETFRQDEGRVFANTEDSCCLLGMRRRTLVFQPVVQLKDETDFVHRIPKEQWWLKLRPLMKILAKYKTSYDVSDSGQLEHVVHNRPKDSDASVAM, via the exons ATGGCGCAGCCAGACAGCAAGAAAATATTCTTTGAGAATCTGTCGGGAGCGGGGAAAGCCATTGCAGTACTGACGAGTGGAGGGGATGCTCAAG gGATGAATGGTGCCGTACGTGCTGTGGTTCGAATGGGGTTGTACGTGGGGGCAAAAGTTTATTTCATACATGAG GGATATCAGGGTATGGTGGATGGTGGGGATAACATAAAGGAAGCCACATGGGAAAGTGTCTCCAGCATGCTACAGTTG GGTGGGACTGTTATTGGCAGCGCTCGCTGCAAAGAGTTTCGCACTCATGAGGGGCGCCTGAAGGCTGCTCACAACCTGGTGCAGCATGGCATCACCAACCTGTGTGTGATCGGTGGAGATGGCAGCCTGACTGGAGCCAACCTCTTCAAGGAGGAATGGAGCGGGCTGCTGAATGAGTTGGTGGAGCAAG GTTTGATTGAAGCTGATGCCGTTCAGAAGTACTCAGCCCTTCACATCGTGGGGATGGTCGGCTCTATCGATAATGACTTCTGTGGAACAGACATGACGATCGGCACTGACTCGGCTTTGCACAGAATCATTGAGGTGGTGGATGCAATTATGACAACTGCACAGAG TCACCAGAGGACATTTGTATTGGAGGTCATGGGCAGACACTGTGG cTACCTGGCCTTGGTGAGCGGCCTGGCTTGCGGGGCAGACTGGGTGTTGATCCCTGAAATGCCTCCAGAGGACGGCTGGGAGGAGAAGATGTGTCAGAAACTATCGGCG ACCCGCTCCAGGGGCACAAGGCTGAACATAATCATAGTTGCAGAGGGAGCCATTGACAGGCATGGGAAACCTATAACCTCTAGTATTGTCAAGGAT CTGGTTGTCAAATGCTTGGGTTTCGACACACGAGTGACAATTTTGGGGCACGTGCAGAGAGGAGGAACCCCATCTGCCTTTGACCGCATCTTG GCCAGTCGTATGGGTGTGGAGGCGGTTCTCGCCCTTTTGGAGACCACAGCCAACACGCCGGCCTGTGTGGTTTCTCTGTGCGGGAACCAGTCGGTGCGCGTGCCTCTGATGGAGTGTGTGCAGATG actCAAGAGGTCCAGAAGGCTATGGACCAGAAACGCTTTGAGGAGGCTGTTAAGCTTCGGGGCAG gaGCTTTGAAAACAACCTGAGGACATACAAACTGCTGGCTCATCGTAAACCAGAGTCTGAACTGCCCACT AGCAACTTCAACGTGGCAGTGTTGAATGTTGGGGCCCCTGCAGCAGGCATGAATGCTGCTGTCCGTTCAGCTGTAAGGGTGGGGATCTCTGAGGGGCACAAGATGTTTGCTGTCAGTGATGGCTTTGAGGGATTCTACAAAGGACAG ATTAAGGAGGTGAAATGGGGTGATGTCGGAGGTTGGACGGGACAGGGTGGCTCTCTGCTGGGAACGAAAAG AACACTTCCTGCAAAGCATGTGGACAAAATTGCCGAGCAGATGCGAAAGCACAGTATAAACGCACTGCTGATTATTGGTGGATTTGAg GCCTTCCTGTCACTGCTGGAATTGTTAACGGCTCGTGGGAAATATGACGAGTTCTGTGTGCCCATGGTCATGGTCCCAGCCACTGTCTCCAACAATGTGCCGGGCTCTGACCTCAGCATTGGCGCTGACACGGCTCTGAACGCCATCACTACT ACATGTGACCGCATCAAGCAGTCAGCCAGTGGGACCAAGAGACGCGTGTTCATTATTGAGACTATGGGAGGCTACTGTGGCTACCTCGCCACTGTGGGGGGCCTGGCTTCAGGGGCTGATGCTGCTTACATCTATGAGGAACCATTTGACATCAAAGATCTGCAG GCCAACGTTGAACATCtgacagagaaaatgaagaCGAGCATTCAAAGAGGTCTGGTCCTTAG GAATGAGAACAGCAATGAGAATTACACAACAGACTTCATCTATCAGCTGTACTCTGAAGAAGGCAAGGGAGTGTTTGACTGCAGGAAGAATGTGCTGGGACACATGCAGCAG GGAGGAGCGCCGTCTCCATTCGACCGTAACTTTGGGACCAAGATCTCAGCCAAGGCGATGCAGTGGGTCTCCaaaaagctggtggagacattcAGACAAG ATGAAG gccGAGTGTTTGCTAACACTGAGGACTCCTGCTGTCTGCTGGGAATGCGCCGCAGGACTCTGGTCTTCCAGCCTGTTGTACAACTCAAGGATGAGACTGACTTTGT TCATAGGATCCCCAAGGAGCAGTGGTGGCTGAAGCTGCGTCCTTTGATGAAGATCTTGGCCAAGTACAAGACGAGCTACGATGTCTCCGACTCTGGTCAGCTGGAGCACGTCGTACACAATCGACCAAAAGATTCGGACGCCTCAGTAGCCATGTGA
- the pfkpa gene encoding ATP-dependent 6-phosphofructokinase, platelet type isoform X2 — MAQPDSKKIFFENLSGAGKAIAVLTSGGDAQGMNGAVRAVVRMGLYVGAKVYFIHEGYQGMVDGGDNIKEATWESVSSMLQLGGTVIGSARCKEFRTHEGRLKAAHNLVQHGITNLCVIGGDGSLTGANLFKEEWSGLLNELVEQGLIEADAVQKYSALHIVGMVGSIDNDFCGTDMTIGTDSALHRIIEVVDAIMTTAQSHQRTFVLEVMGRHCGYLALVSGLACGADWVLIPEMPPEDGWEEKMCQKLSANRAGMKRLNIIIVAEGAIDRNNKSITTEYVKNLVVKCLGFDTRVTILGHVQRGGTPSAFDRILASRMGVEAVLALLETTANTPACVVSLCGNQSVRVPLMECVQMTQEVQKAMDQKRFEEAVKLRGRSFENNLRTYKLLAHRKPESELPTSNFNVAVLNVGAPAAGMNAAVRSAVRVGISEGHKMFAVSDGFEGFYKGQIKEVKWGDVGGWTGQGGSLLGTKRTLPAKHVDKIAEQMRKHSINALLIIGGFEAFLSLLELLTARGKYDEFCVPMVMVPATVSNNVPGSDLSIGADTALNAITTTCDRIKQSASGTKRRVFIIETMGGYCGYLATVGGLASGADAAYIYEEPFDIKDLQANVEHLTEKMKTSIQRGLVLRNENSNENYTTDFIYQLYSEEGKGVFDCRKNVLGHMQQGGAPSPFDRNFGTKISAKAMQWVSKKLVETFRQDEGRVFANTEDSCCLLGMRRRTLVFQPVVQLKDETDFVHRIPKEQWWLKLRPLMKILAKYKTSYDVSDSGQLEHVVHNRPKDSDASVAM; from the exons ATGGCGCAGCCAGACAGCAAGAAAATATTCTTTGAGAATCTGTCGGGAGCGGGGAAAGCCATTGCAGTACTGACGAGTGGAGGGGATGCTCAAG gGATGAATGGTGCCGTACGTGCTGTGGTTCGAATGGGGTTGTACGTGGGGGCAAAAGTTTATTTCATACATGAG GGATATCAGGGTATGGTGGATGGTGGGGATAACATAAAGGAAGCCACATGGGAAAGTGTCTCCAGCATGCTACAGTTG GGTGGGACTGTTATTGGCAGCGCTCGCTGCAAAGAGTTTCGCACTCATGAGGGGCGCCTGAAGGCTGCTCACAACCTGGTGCAGCATGGCATCACCAACCTGTGTGTGATCGGTGGAGATGGCAGCCTGACTGGAGCCAACCTCTTCAAGGAGGAATGGAGCGGGCTGCTGAATGAGTTGGTGGAGCAAG GTTTGATTGAAGCTGATGCCGTTCAGAAGTACTCAGCCCTTCACATCGTGGGGATGGTCGGCTCTATCGATAATGACTTCTGTGGAACAGACATGACGATCGGCACTGACTCGGCTTTGCACAGAATCATTGAGGTGGTGGATGCAATTATGACAACTGCACAGAG TCACCAGAGGACATTTGTATTGGAGGTCATGGGCAGACACTGTGG cTACCTGGCCTTGGTGAGCGGCCTGGCTTGCGGGGCAGACTGGGTGTTGATCCCTGAAATGCCTCCAGAGGACGGCTGGGAGGAGAAGATGTGTCAGAAACTATCGGCG AACCGAGCAGGGATGAAAAGGCTGAATATCATAATTGTAGCCGAAGGGGCGATTGATCGTAACAACAAATCCATTACCACTGAATATGTTAAGAAT CTGGTTGTCAAATGCTTGGGTTTCGACACACGAGTGACAATTTTGGGGCACGTGCAGAGAGGAGGAACCCCATCTGCCTTTGACCGCATCTTG GCCAGTCGTATGGGTGTGGAGGCGGTTCTCGCCCTTTTGGAGACCACAGCCAACACGCCGGCCTGTGTGGTTTCTCTGTGCGGGAACCAGTCGGTGCGCGTGCCTCTGATGGAGTGTGTGCAGATG actCAAGAGGTCCAGAAGGCTATGGACCAGAAACGCTTTGAGGAGGCTGTTAAGCTTCGGGGCAG gaGCTTTGAAAACAACCTGAGGACATACAAACTGCTGGCTCATCGTAAACCAGAGTCTGAACTGCCCACT AGCAACTTCAACGTGGCAGTGTTGAATGTTGGGGCCCCTGCAGCAGGCATGAATGCTGCTGTCCGTTCAGCTGTAAGGGTGGGGATCTCTGAGGGGCACAAGATGTTTGCTGTCAGTGATGGCTTTGAGGGATTCTACAAAGGACAG ATTAAGGAGGTGAAATGGGGTGATGTCGGAGGTTGGACGGGACAGGGTGGCTCTCTGCTGGGAACGAAAAG AACACTTCCTGCAAAGCATGTGGACAAAATTGCCGAGCAGATGCGAAAGCACAGTATAAACGCACTGCTGATTATTGGTGGATTTGAg GCCTTCCTGTCACTGCTGGAATTGTTAACGGCTCGTGGGAAATATGACGAGTTCTGTGTGCCCATGGTCATGGTCCCAGCCACTGTCTCCAACAATGTGCCGGGCTCTGACCTCAGCATTGGCGCTGACACGGCTCTGAACGCCATCACTACT ACATGTGACCGCATCAAGCAGTCAGCCAGTGGGACCAAGAGACGCGTGTTCATTATTGAGACTATGGGAGGCTACTGTGGCTACCTCGCCACTGTGGGGGGCCTGGCTTCAGGGGCTGATGCTGCTTACATCTATGAGGAACCATTTGACATCAAAGATCTGCAG GCCAACGTTGAACATCtgacagagaaaatgaagaCGAGCATTCAAAGAGGTCTGGTCCTTAG GAATGAGAACAGCAATGAGAATTACACAACAGACTTCATCTATCAGCTGTACTCTGAAGAAGGCAAGGGAGTGTTTGACTGCAGGAAGAATGTGCTGGGACACATGCAGCAG GGAGGAGCGCCGTCTCCATTCGACCGTAACTTTGGGACCAAGATCTCAGCCAAGGCGATGCAGTGGGTCTCCaaaaagctggtggagacattcAGACAAG ATGAAG gccGAGTGTTTGCTAACACTGAGGACTCCTGCTGTCTGCTGGGAATGCGCCGCAGGACTCTGGTCTTCCAGCCTGTTGTACAACTCAAGGATGAGACTGACTTTGT TCATAGGATCCCCAAGGAGCAGTGGTGGCTGAAGCTGCGTCCTTTGATGAAGATCTTGGCCAAGTACAAGACGAGCTACGATGTCTCCGACTCTGGTCAGCTGGAGCACGTCGTACACAATCGACCAAAAGATTCGGACGCCTCAGTAGCCATGTGA
- the pfkpa gene encoding ATP-dependent 6-phosphofructokinase, platelet type isoform X9 codes for MAQPDSKKIFFENLSGAGKAIAVLTSGGDAQGMNGAVRAVVRMGLYVGAKVYFIHEGYQGMVDGGDNIKEATWESVSSMLQLGGTVIGSARCKEFRTHEGRLKAAHNLVQHGITNLCVIGGDGSLTGANLFKEEWSGLLNELVEQGLIEADAVQKYSALHIVGMVGSIDNDFCGTDMTIGTDSALHRIIEVVDAIMTTAQSHQRTFVLEVMGRHCGYLALVSGLACGADWVLIPEMPPEDGWEEKMCQKLSATRSRGTRLNIIIVAEGAIDRHGKPITSSIVKDLVVKCLGFDTRVTILGHVQRGGTPSAFDRILASRMGVEAVLALLETTANTPACVVSLCGNQSVRVPLMECVQMTQEVQKAMDQKRFEEAVKLRGRSFENNLRTYKLLAHRKPESELPTSNFNVAVLNVGAPAAGMNAAVRSAVRVGISEGHKMFAVSDGFEGFYKGQIKEVKWGDVGGWTGQGGSLLGTKRTLPAKHVDKIAEQMRKHSINALLIIGGFEAFLSLLELLTARGKYDEFCVPMVMVPATVSNNVPGSDLSIGADTALNAITTTCDRIKQSASGTKRRVFIIETMGGYCGYLATVGGLASGADAAYIYEEPFDIKDLQANVEHLTEKMKTSIQRGLVLRNENSNENYTTDFIYQLYSEEGKGVFDCRKNVLGHMQQGGAPSPFDRNFGTKISAKAMQWVSKKLVETFRQGRVFANTEDSCCLLGMRRRTLVFQPVVQLKDETDFVHRIPKEQWWLKLRPLMKILAKYKTSYDVSDSGQLEHVVHNRPKDSDASVAM; via the exons ATGGCGCAGCCAGACAGCAAGAAAATATTCTTTGAGAATCTGTCGGGAGCGGGGAAAGCCATTGCAGTACTGACGAGTGGAGGGGATGCTCAAG gGATGAATGGTGCCGTACGTGCTGTGGTTCGAATGGGGTTGTACGTGGGGGCAAAAGTTTATTTCATACATGAG GGATATCAGGGTATGGTGGATGGTGGGGATAACATAAAGGAAGCCACATGGGAAAGTGTCTCCAGCATGCTACAGTTG GGTGGGACTGTTATTGGCAGCGCTCGCTGCAAAGAGTTTCGCACTCATGAGGGGCGCCTGAAGGCTGCTCACAACCTGGTGCAGCATGGCATCACCAACCTGTGTGTGATCGGTGGAGATGGCAGCCTGACTGGAGCCAACCTCTTCAAGGAGGAATGGAGCGGGCTGCTGAATGAGTTGGTGGAGCAAG GTTTGATTGAAGCTGATGCCGTTCAGAAGTACTCAGCCCTTCACATCGTGGGGATGGTCGGCTCTATCGATAATGACTTCTGTGGAACAGACATGACGATCGGCACTGACTCGGCTTTGCACAGAATCATTGAGGTGGTGGATGCAATTATGACAACTGCACAGAG TCACCAGAGGACATTTGTATTGGAGGTCATGGGCAGACACTGTGG cTACCTGGCCTTGGTGAGCGGCCTGGCTTGCGGGGCAGACTGGGTGTTGATCCCTGAAATGCCTCCAGAGGACGGCTGGGAGGAGAAGATGTGTCAGAAACTATCGGCG ACCCGCTCCAGGGGCACAAGGCTGAACATAATCATAGTTGCAGAGGGAGCCATTGACAGGCATGGGAAACCTATAACCTCTAGTATTGTCAAGGAT CTGGTTGTCAAATGCTTGGGTTTCGACACACGAGTGACAATTTTGGGGCACGTGCAGAGAGGAGGAACCCCATCTGCCTTTGACCGCATCTTG GCCAGTCGTATGGGTGTGGAGGCGGTTCTCGCCCTTTTGGAGACCACAGCCAACACGCCGGCCTGTGTGGTTTCTCTGTGCGGGAACCAGTCGGTGCGCGTGCCTCTGATGGAGTGTGTGCAGATG actCAAGAGGTCCAGAAGGCTATGGACCAGAAACGCTTTGAGGAGGCTGTTAAGCTTCGGGGCAG gaGCTTTGAAAACAACCTGAGGACATACAAACTGCTGGCTCATCGTAAACCAGAGTCTGAACTGCCCACT AGCAACTTCAACGTGGCAGTGTTGAATGTTGGGGCCCCTGCAGCAGGCATGAATGCTGCTGTCCGTTCAGCTGTAAGGGTGGGGATCTCTGAGGGGCACAAGATGTTTGCTGTCAGTGATGGCTTTGAGGGATTCTACAAAGGACAG ATTAAGGAGGTGAAATGGGGTGATGTCGGAGGTTGGACGGGACAGGGTGGCTCTCTGCTGGGAACGAAAAG AACACTTCCTGCAAAGCATGTGGACAAAATTGCCGAGCAGATGCGAAAGCACAGTATAAACGCACTGCTGATTATTGGTGGATTTGAg GCCTTCCTGTCACTGCTGGAATTGTTAACGGCTCGTGGGAAATATGACGAGTTCTGTGTGCCCATGGTCATGGTCCCAGCCACTGTCTCCAACAATGTGCCGGGCTCTGACCTCAGCATTGGCGCTGACACGGCTCTGAACGCCATCACTACT ACATGTGACCGCATCAAGCAGTCAGCCAGTGGGACCAAGAGACGCGTGTTCATTATTGAGACTATGGGAGGCTACTGTGGCTACCTCGCCACTGTGGGGGGCCTGGCTTCAGGGGCTGATGCTGCTTACATCTATGAGGAACCATTTGACATCAAAGATCTGCAG GCCAACGTTGAACATCtgacagagaaaatgaagaCGAGCATTCAAAGAGGTCTGGTCCTTAG GAATGAGAACAGCAATGAGAATTACACAACAGACTTCATCTATCAGCTGTACTCTGAAGAAGGCAAGGGAGTGTTTGACTGCAGGAAGAATGTGCTGGGACACATGCAGCAG GGAGGAGCGCCGTCTCCATTCGACCGTAACTTTGGGACCAAGATCTCAGCCAAGGCGATGCAGTGGGTCTCCaaaaagctggtggagacattcAGACAAG gccGAGTGTTTGCTAACACTGAGGACTCCTGCTGTCTGCTGGGAATGCGCCGCAGGACTCTGGTCTTCCAGCCTGTTGTACAACTCAAGGATGAGACTGACTTTGT TCATAGGATCCCCAAGGAGCAGTGGTGGCTGAAGCTGCGTCCTTTGATGAAGATCTTGGCCAAGTACAAGACGAGCTACGATGTCTCCGACTCTGGTCAGCTGGAGCACGTCGTACACAATCGACCAAAAGATTCGGACGCCTCAGTAGCCATGTGA